A stretch of the Bdellovibrio sp. 22V genome encodes the following:
- the rplK gene encoding 50S ribosomal protein L11 codes for MAKKVTGMIKLQIPAGKANPAPPVGPALGQHGVNIMEFCKQFNARTQALGDSIIPIIITVYQDRSFTFITKTPPVSSLIKKALKLESGSKQPQKDKVGKINNDQIKQIATTKLPDLNCLKVESAMSQVAGTAKSMGIDIA; via the coding sequence ATGGCAAAAAAAGTTACAGGAATGATCAAGCTGCAAATACCGGCAGGGAAAGCGAATCCAGCTCCTCCCGTTGGACCGGCACTTGGACAGCACGGGGTAAACATCATGGAATTCTGTAAGCAGTTCAACGCTCGTACACAAGCGTTGGGTGATAGCATCATCCCTATCATCATCACTGTTTACCAAGACAGATCGTTTACTTTCATCACTAAAACACCTCCGGTGTCTTCTTTGATCAAAAAGGCGTTGAAGCTTGAATCAGGCTCTAAACAGCCTCAAAAAGACAAAGTTGGCAAAATCAATAACGATCAAATTAAGCAAATCGCTACAACGAAATTGCCTGATTTGAACTGCTTGAAAGTTGAATCCGCAATGTCACAAGTTG